Genomic segment of Microbacterium sp. M28:
CGCGTCCGAGAGCAGCTGCAGCACCTCGCGCCCGGTCTTCGAGTCGAGGTTCCCGGTCGGCTCGTCGGCGAACACGAGATCCGGGGCCGTGGCGAGCGCCCGCGCGATCGCGACGCGCTGCTGCTGACCCCCGGAGAGCTGGTGCGGACGGTGCCGCAGACGGGAGCCGAGACCGAGCGTCTGGACCAGCCCGTCGATGCGCGCGCGCTCGATCGCACTCGGCCGGCGGCCGTCGAGCTCGAACGGCAGCATGATGTTGCCGATCGCGTCGAGCGTCGGCACGAGGTTGAAGGCCTGGAAGATGAAGCCGACGCGACGGCGGCGCAGGATCGTGAGCTCGAGATCGCCGAGGCCGGTGATCTCGGTGTCTCCGATCCATGCACGCCCCTCGGTCGGCGCGTCGAGGCCGGCCATGATGTGCATGAGCGTGGACTTGCCCGAACCGGAGGGACCCATGATG
This window contains:
- a CDS encoding ABC transporter ATP-binding protein, encoding MEITTTDLGLAARVQHLKKSYGSGDAAVHALDDVSVGIRRGQFTAIMGPSGSGKSTLMHIMAGLDAPTEGRAWIGDTEITGLGDLELTILRRRRVGFIFQAFNLVPTLDAIGNIMLPFELDGRRPSAIERARIDGLVQTLGLGSRLRHRPHQLSGGQQQRVAIARALATAPDLVFADEPTGNLDSKTGREVLQLLSDASREHGQSIAMVTHDAIAASHADRVLYLGDGRIVADHPRQSAEQIAAYMLAAEVAA